A window of Panicum virgatum strain AP13 chromosome 8K, P.virgatum_v5, whole genome shotgun sequence contains these coding sequences:
- the LOC120646305 gene encoding probable glycosyltransferase 6 encodes MAAPLGVSASPAAGSKQHGAAPPGLAGRARDAVVFAAGVAAAAAMLALLGSASVLELAPWSGIPRVAVSAPGPDDGPRTFYDDPELSYDAVGGRRLAGWDAKRVAWLRSRGFARASPERVVMVSGSQPEPCPGAAGDHLLLRFLKNKLDYCRLHGIELLYNRDVLQPAMTGAWAKIPIVRAAMLAHPEAEWVWWVDSDAVLTDMDFSLPLAARYAGRNFVAYGWTDKIARRSWLAINAGVFLIRNCQWSLDFMDEWARMGPAYPEHARWGEVVRAALSDKGDDAWCDDQSALVYLLLVSSNRERLGKKAFIETEYFFQGYWVDVVGRLDGVAARYEAVERGAPPGLGLRRRHAEREQPRYAAARNAAVGGGAVPGPAGGGVEGWRRPLITHFVGCQPCSGGRNPMYSRESCDDGMRRALGFADDQVLRAYGFRHAAPLNDTMLLVPFDYPAAAPARNE; translated from the coding sequence ATGGCCGCGCCGCTCGGCGTCTCCGCATCTCCGGCGGCGGGCAGCAAGCAgcacggcgcggcgccgccggggctgGCGGGCCGCGCGCGCGACGCGGTCGTGTTCgcggccggcgtggcggcggccgcggccatgCTCGCGCTCCTGGGCTCAGCGTCCGTCCTCGAGCTCGCGCCCTGGAGCGGCATCCCGCGGGTGGCTGTCTCCGCCCCCGGGCCGGACGACGGGCCGCGTACGTTCTACGACGACCCGGAGCTCTCGTACGACGCCgtgggcggccgccgcctcgccgggtgGGACGCCAAGCGCGTGGCGTGGCTGCGGTCGCGCGGGTTCGCGCGCGCGTCACCGGAGCGCGTGGTGATGGTGTCCGGGTCGCAGCCGGAGCCGTGCCCCGGCGCCGCGGGCGACCACCTCCTCCTGCGGTTCCTCAAGAACAAGCTCGACTACTGCCGCCTCCACGGGATCGAGCTCCTCTACAACCGGGACGTCCTGCAGCCGGCCATGACCGGCGCCTGGGCCAAGATCCCCATCGTGCGCGCCGCCATGCTCGCGCACCCGGAGGCGGAGTGGGTCTGGTGGGTGGACTCCGACGCCGTCCTCACCGACATGGACTTCTCCCTCCCGCTCGCCGCCAGGTACGCCGGCCGCAACTTCGTCGCCTACGGCTGGACGGACAAGATCGCGCGGCGGTCGTGGCTGGCCATCAACGCCGGCGTGTTCCTCATCCGCAACTGCCAGTGGTCGCTCGACTTCATGGACGAGTGGGCGCGCATGGGCCCCGCCTACCCGGAGCACGCCCGGTGGGGCGAGGTGGTCCGCGCCGCGCTCAGCGACAAGGGCGACGACGCGTGGTGCGACGACCAGTCGGCGCTCGTCTACCTGCTGCTCGTCAGCAGCAACCGGGAGCGGCTGGggaagaaggccttcatcgagaCGGAGTACTTCTTCCAGGGGTACTGGGTGGACGTCGTGGGCCGGCtcgacggcgtcgcggcgcggTACGAGGCCGTGGAGCGGGGCGCGCCGCCGGGGCtggggctccggcggcggcacgcggagCGGGAGCAGCCGCggtacgcggcggcgcggaacgcggcggtgggcggcggcgccgtcccgggcccggcgggcggcggggtggaggggtggcggcggccgctcaTCACGCACTTCGTCGGCTGCCAGCCCTGCAGCGGCGGGCGGAACCCGATGTACTCGAGGGAGAGCTGCGACGACGGGATGCGCCGCGCGCTGGGGTTCGCCGACGACCAGGTGCTCCGCGCGTACGGGttccgccacgccgcgccgctcaacgacaccatgctgctggtgcCGTTCGactaccccgccgccgcgcccgcgcgcaaCGAGTGA
- the LOC120644627 gene encoding pentatricopeptide repeat-containing protein At3g24000, mitochondrial-like produces the protein MPHRTDSSWYTVVSGCVRHGLDSTAFALLRGMRERDVPLSGFALASLVTACERRGWEEGAACGAAIHVLTHKAGLMGNVYISTALLHLYGSRGLVSDAQRLFWEMPERNVVSWTALMVALSSNGYLEEPLAAYRRMRREGVPCNANAFATVVSLCGSLEDEAAGLQVAAHVVLSGLLGHVSVANSLITMFGNLGRVQDAERLFDRMEERDRISWNAMISMYSHGGACSKCFMLLSDMRHHGGVSPDVTTLCSLVSVCASSDHLALGSGIHSLCHRCGLHSSVLVGNALVNMYSAAGRMDEAESLFWTMSKRDVISWNTMISSFVQNGSYVEALQTLGQLLQTNEGPPNHMTFSSALGACSSPEALMDGRTVHAMVLQRSLQNNLLIGNSLLTMYSKCNSMEDAERVFQSMPCCDVVSCNALIGGYSTLEDAINAMRVFFWMRGTGIKPNYITIISLQGSCKTSHDLRSYGMPLHAYITQTGLLSNEYITNSLITMYATCGDLESSSDIFCRIKNKSVISWNAIIAANVRHGHGEEALKLFTDLQHAGNKLDRFCLAECLSSSASLASLEEGMQLHGLSVKCGLDHDSHIVNAAMDMYGKCGKMDDMLKMLPDPASRPTQCWNTLISGYARYGYLKEAEDTFKHMVSIGRKPDYVTFVALLSACSHAGLVDKGINYYNSMASTYGVPPGIKHCVCIVDLLGRLGRFAEAEKFIEEMPVLPNDLIWRSLLSSSRTYKNLDIGRKAAKNLLELDPFDDSAYVLLSNLYATNARWVDVDKLRSHMKTIKLHKRPACSWLKLKNEVSTFGIGDRSHMHAEKIYAKLDEILLKLREVGYVADTTSALHDTDEEQKEQNLWNHSEKLALAYGLLVVPEGSTIRIFKNLRVCADCHLVFKLVSMVYHREIVLRDPYRFHQFKGGYCSCSDFW, from the coding sequence ATGCCGCACAGGACCGACTCCTCCTGGTACACCGTCGTCTCCGGCTGCGTGCGCCACGGCCTCGACTCCACGGCCTTCGCCCTGCTGCGGGGCATGCGGGAGCGCGACGTGCCCCTCAGCGGGTTCGCGCTCGCCAGCCTCGTCACGGCCTGCGAGCGCCGGGGCTGGGAGGAgggcgcggcgtgcggcgccgCCATCCACGTGCTCACGCACAAAGCCGGGCTCATGGGGAACGTGTACATCAGCACTGCGCTCCTGCACCTCTACGGCTCCCGTGGGCTTGTGTCGGATGCCCAGCGCCTGTTCTGGGAGATGCCTGAGCGGAACGTCGTGTCTTGGACGGCGCTAATGGTGGCATTGTCATCGAATGGGTACTTGGAGGAGCCGTTGGCAGCTTATCGTCGGATGAGGAGGGAAGGTGTTCCGTGCAATGCGAATGCCTTTGCCACGGTGGTCAGCTTGTGTGGGTCACTCGAGGACGAGGCGGCCGGGCTTCAGGTCGCTGCCCATGTGGTGCTCTCTGGCCTGCTGGGGCATGTTTCTGTGGCGAACTCGCTTATCACCATGTTTGGGAACCTGGGGAGGGTGCAGGATGCCGAGAGGCTCTTTGATCGGATGGAGGAGCGGGACCGGATATCTTGGAATGCGATGATATCCATGTACTCACATGGAGGGGCCTGCAGCAAATGCTTTATGCTACTTTCAGATATGCGTCATCATGGTGGAGTGAGTCCTGATGTGACCACTCTGTGCAGCTTGGTATCTGTCTGTGCCTCGTCAGATCATCTTGCCCTTGGAAGCGGGATTCATTCCCTGTGTCACAGGTGTGGTCTGCATTCTTCAGTTCTCGTTGGTAATGCCCTTGTTAATATGTACTCTGCTGCTGGGAGAATGGATGAGGCTGAGTCTCTGTTTTGGACCATGAGCAAACGGGATGTAATATCGTGGAACACTATGATTTCATCTTTCGTGCAGAATGGTAGCTATGTTGAAGCACTTCAGACATTAGGCCAGTTACTTCAAACTAACGAAGGTCCACCAAACCACATGACATTTTCCAGCGCTTTAGGAGCATGTTCAAGTCCAGAAGCCTTGATGGATGGCAGAACAGTTCATGCCATGGTATTGCAGCGGAGCCTTCAGAACAATCTACTGATTGGAAATTCTCTCCTCACAATGTACAGTAAATGCAATTCGATGGAAGATGCGGAGAGAGTATTTCAGTCAATGCCGTGTTGTGATGTTGTTAGCTGCAATGCGCTTATTGGGGGCTACTCAACACTTGAGGATGCTATAAATGCAATGCGTGTATTTTTTTGGATGAGGGGTACTGGGATAAAGCCAAATTATATCACAATAATAAGTCTCCAGGGATCTTGCAAAACTTCACATGATTTGCGCAGTTATGGAATGCCATTGCATGCATACATAACACAGACTGGATTGTTGTCGAACGAGTACATTACAAACTCACTGATCACAATGTATGCAACCTGTGGTGATTTGGAATCTAGTTCTGATATATTCTGCAGAATCAAGAATAAGAGCGTTATTTCCTGGAATGCCATCATCGCTGCCAATGTACGACATGGCCATGGAGAGGAAGCTCTAAAGCTTTTCACGGATTTGCAGCATGCTGGAAACAAACTTGATCGTTTTTGTCTAGCTGAATGTTTGTCGTCCAGTGCAAGCTTGGCATCATTAGAGGAAGGCATGCAGCTACACGGTCTTAGTGTGAAATGTGGGCTGGATCATGATAGTCATATTGTTAATGCCGCAATGGATATGTATGGGAAATGTGGAAAGATGGATGATATGTTGAAAATGCTGCCTGATCCTGCCAGTCGGCCTACGCAATGTTGGAATACATTGATATCAGGTTATGCAAGATATGGTTATTTAAAGGAAGCTGAAGATACATTCAAGCACATGGTCTCGATAGGGCGAAAGCCAGACTATGTGACATTTGTTGCCCTCCTCTCGGCTTGTAGTCATGCTGGTCTAGTAGACAAGGGCATCAATTACTACAACTCTATGGCTTCTACATATGGTGTGCCCCCTGGAATAAAACATTGTGTTTGCATAGTGGATCTCCTTGGACGTTTAGGGCGATTTGCAGAGGCAGAGAAATTTATTGAAGAAATGCCAGTCTTGCCAAATGATCTAATATGGAGGAGTTTGCTTTCCTCTAGTAGAACTTACAAAAATCTTGATATTGGGAGGAAAGCTGCCAAGAATCTCCTGGAATTGGATCCATTTGATGACTCTGCGTATGTTCTTTTGTCAAACTTATATGCTACAAACGCAAGATGGGTAGATGTTGACAAATTAAGAAGTCACATGAAGACCATCAAGTTACACAAAAGACCTGCCTGCAGCTGGCTCAAGTTGAAGAATGAGGTGAGCACATTTGGTATAGGTGACCGGAGtcatatgcatgcagaaaagaTCTATGCAAAGTTGGATGAAATCTTGCTAAAGCTCAGGGAAGTGGGCTATGTGGCTGATACCACATCTGCGCTACATGATACGGATGAAGAGCAAAAAGAGCAGAACCTGTGGAACCACAGCGAGAAGCTTGCATTGGCATACGGGCTTCTTGTTGTGCCAGAAGGATCTACAATAAGGATATTCAAGAATCTCAGGGTCTGTGCAGACTGCCATCTGGTATTTAAGCTGGTTAGCATGGTTTATCACAGGGAAATCGTTCTGAGAGATCCTTACAGGTTCCACCAATTCAAAGGTGGATACTGCTCTTGTTCAGATTTTTGGTGA